In Hemibagrus wyckioides isolate EC202008001 linkage group LG21, SWU_Hwy_1.0, whole genome shotgun sequence, the following proteins share a genomic window:
- the nfasca gene encoding neurofascin homolog (chicken) a isoform X8, whose protein sequence is MWPQGQWAPLAVLSIIVLLWKEAAPINVPPDPRIQQDLKQPPTIVKQSAKDYIVDPRDNIIIECEAKGNPVPTFWWRRNGKFFNVEKDPRVTMRKRSGTLEISFRNGGKPEDYEGEYQCFAMNDFGTAISNKILLRVSKAPLWPKEVLEPVVVSEGSPLVLACNPPPGLPPPKTFWMDSKMMPIAQDTRVSMGLNGDLYFSNVLSKDAATDYSCNARFLFTHTIQQKNAFILKVQTKEPFNDTVYSPNDTYTYVARNIQESTPTFLSPSGTSSSKMVLRGEDLLLECIAAGVPTPGIKWIKKGGDLPEKKVKFESFSKTMRIVSVSDEDSGDYICMASNKIGSIRHTISVQVKAAPFWIHKPSNLVLAPNENGQLQCLASGNPNPSIQWLVNGEPIDSALENPSRKVNNDAIIFSSVQIGTSAVYQCNASNEHGYLLANAFVNILDMAPRLLGPKNQLIKVIENTQAFLDCPFFGSPYPFVRWFKNGQGIAPNGGKYNLHENGTLEIRRVRREDQGTYSFVASNILGKAEDQVHLEVKEPTRIVRAPEHLSANRGSVARFDCKIKHDSTLPTTVTWLKNDKPLHFSWLNRLRKEEDYLTISHIQPDDEGTYTCTVTTELDQDSASARLTVLGFPDPPQDLELSDLSARAVRLTWIPGDENNSPVTQFIVQYEEDRWKPGEWQNLSSYAGDQNSVKLDLSPFVNYQFRVIAINSVGQSQPSRPSARYKTSGAPPYVYPPGLKGWGTKKTNMEITWQPLLDNQRNGPDLRYVVSWRRKDLEEEWSYITTTNTKHVVSDTDTYVPYEIKIQAVNDFGPGPESNIVIGYSGEDRPTESPGNLRVSKLNSSKVNVNWIPVSAKSINGEFKEYRLYYWREASLVKDLKVNKDKKTKGFFSDVSQNSGVLEDLVPYSKYKMYMVVANNKFEGPHSNTVEFQTKEGLPGAPKFFKIVQRNTNTIHLEWNKPLEPNGILIGYTLQYKTVNGTQEGNLQVMSFFPNETDYTMRLPDRFTRYKFYLSARTQVGSGEVYAEESPHFTNEEDFMTSGTDPTGVVIDSTDAVVIATVLPPFSQPTIPSTTITTSTTTTLAPTTDAIPTTPAPTTPTTTTTTTTTTTTTPSTTTSATTQPTLPFMLAPHLKIWNLTVDANSDYANVSWKHNFPVGSSGFVLESTLDSNGSKKSVLFKTEPPIKLPGLIAGAKYRLRVYSHEQPRVTSEYVTFETSGAYSTDQVDIATQGWFIGLMCAIALLILILLIVCFIKRSRGGKYPVRDKKDLPLDPVDHKDQDGSFDYHSDEDNKPLQGSQTSLDGNVKESDDSLVDYGEGGDGQFNEDGSFIGQYTVRKDKEETEGNESSEATSPVNAIYSLA, encoded by the exons CAACAAAATATTGTTACGTGTTTCCA AGGCACCGCTATGGCCTAAAGAGGTTTTGGAACCAGTGGTAGTAAGTGAGGGATCACCTCTGGTCCTGGCCTGTAACCCACCTCCTGGACTTCCACCGCCTAAAACATTCTGGATGGACAGTA AAATGATGCCTATTGCGCAGGACACTCGAGTGTCCATGGGTCTGAATGGAGATCTTTACTTCTCTAATGTACTCAGTAAGGATGCTGCCACTGACTACAGCTGCAATGCCCGatttctcttcacacacacaatccaacaGAAGAATGCTTTTATCCTCAAAGTGCAGACAA AGGAACCTTTTAATGACACTGTTTACTCTCCAAACGACACTTACACATATGTTG CACGTAACATTCAAGAATCAACACCtacctttctttctccctcgGGAACATCCAGCTCCAAGATGGTGCTCCGTGGAGAGGATCTTCTCCTGGAGTGTATAGCTGCTGGAGT TCCAACTCCAGGaattaaatggattaaaaaaggAGGGGATTTGCCAGAGAAAAAGGTCAAATTTGAGAGCTTCAGTAAAACCATGCGTATAGTGTCTGTTTCGGATGAGGATTCTGGAGACTATATCTGCATGGCCAGTAATAAAATTGGCAGCATCCGCCACACTATCTCCGTTCAGGTTAAAG CTGCTCCTTTTTGGATACATAAGCCATCTAACCTTGTGCTAGCTCCCAATGAGAATGGCCAGCTGCAGTGTTTAGCTAGTGGAAACCCCAACCCCAGCATCCAGTGGCTTGTAAACGGAGAGCCGATAGACA GTGCACTGGAAAATCCAAGCAGGAAGGTGAATAATGATGCTATCATTTTCAGCTCAGTGCAAATTGGCACAAGTGCTGTATACCAGTGCAATGCATCAAATGAACATGGCTACCTCCTGGCCAACGCTTTTGTCAACATACTGG ATATGGCACCCCGGTTATTGGGACCGAAGAACCAACTGATTAAGGTGATTGAGAACACACAAGCCTTTCTGGATTGCCCTTTTTTTGGCTCACCTTATCCATTTGTGCGGTG GTTTAAGAATGGCCAGGGTATAGCTCCGAATGGAGGGAAGTACAACTTGCATGAAAATGGTACCTTGGAGATCAGGCGAGTTCGACGTGAAGACCAGGGAACTTATAGTTTTGTGGCAAGCAACATCCTGGGAAAAGCTGAAGATCAGGTCCATTTGGAAGTCAAAG AGCCAACGCGGATTGTCCGAGCTCCAGAGCATCTCTCTGCCAATAGAGGAAGTGTGGCTCGTTTTGATTGCAAGATTAAACACGATTCCACACTCCCCACTACTGTCACCTGGCTAAAAAATGACAAGCCCCTGCATTTTTCTTGGCT GAACAGGTTAAGGAAGGAGGAGGACTACTTGACCATTAGCCACATCCAGCCGGATGATGAGGGAACATACACTTGCACAGTTACTACAGAATTAGACCAGGACTCTGCCTCGGCTCGCCTTACTGttttag gttttcctgATCCTCCTCAAGATTTGGAGCTGTCTGATCTATCAGCACGCGCTGTCCGGCTCACCTGGATCCCCGGTGACGAGAACAACAGTCCTGTTACAC AATTTATTGTTCAGTATGAGGAAGACCGCTGGAAACCTGGTGAATGGCAAAATCTGTCAAGTTATGCAGGTGATCAGAACTCTGTGAAACTGGATCTGTCTCCATTTGTGAACTACCAATTCAGAGTGATTGCTATTAACAGCGTGGGTCAGAGCCAGCCAAGCCGGCCATCAGCCCGCTACAAGACCAGTGGAGCAC ctcctTATGTGTATCCCCCTGGCCTTAAAGGGTGGGGTACCAAGAAAACCAATATGGAGATCACTTGGCAG CCCCTACTTGATAACCAAAGGAATGGACCTGATCTGCGGTATGTGGTCTCATGGAGGAGGAAGGACTTGGAGGAGGAGTGGAGTTATATCACCACTACCAATACCAAGCATGTGGTCAGTGATACAGACACTTATGTCCCCTATGAGATCAAGATCCAGGCAGTCAATGACTTTGGACCCGGCCCTGAGTCAAACATAGTTATTGGCTACTCAGGGGAGGACA GGCCTACAGAGTCACCGGGAAACCTCAGGGTGTCAAAGTTAAACAGCTCTAAAGTGAATGTAAACTGGATCCCCGTCAGCGCTAAATCTATTAATGGGGAGTTTAAAGAGTATAGG CTATATTACTGGAGGGAGGCCAGCCTGGTAAAAGATTTGAAGGTGAATAAGGACAAGAAAACAAAAGGCTTCTTCAGCGATGTGTCTCAAAACAGTGGTGTCCTAGAGGATCTTGTCCCTTACAGCAAATACAAGATGTACATGGTGGTGGCCAACAACAAATTTGAGGGACCTCACAGCAACACTGTGGAGTTTCAGACCAAGGAAGGCT TGCCGGGGGCTCCTAAGTTCTTCAAGATTGTCCAGAGGAACACCAACACCATTCACTTAGAGTGGAATAAGCCTCTAGAGCCGAATGGCATTCTGATTGGATATACGCTCCAGTACAAGACAG TCAATGGGACGCAGGAGGGTAATCTACAAGTCATGAGCTTCTTCCCTAATGAGACAGATTACACAATGCGCCTGCCTGACCGCTTTACCCGCTACAAGTTCTACCTGTCTGCTCGGACGCAGGTCGGCTCTGGTGAAGTCTATGCAGAGGAATCGCCACACTTTACCAATGAAG AAGACTTTATGACTTCAGGTACTGACCCTACAGGTGTAG tgaTCGATTCTACAGATGCCGTGGTGATTGCAACTGTTCTTCCCCCTTTTTCCCAACCTACCATCCCAAGTACAACCATTACAACCTCAACAACTACCACCCTTGCCCCTACAACTGATGCCATCCCCACTACTCCTGCTCCAACTACTCCAACTAccacaactactactacaactacaacaaccaCCACTCCTAGTACTACCACCTCCGCTACAACCCAACCCACCCTGCCTTTCATGCTGG CCCCACATTTAAAGATCTGGAATCTGACTGTGGATGCTAACAGTGACTATGCTAACGTCAGCTGGAAGCACAATTTCCCAGTTGGCAGCAGCGGGTTTGTGCTAGAGTCCACACTGGACA GTAATGGGTCTAAGAAAAGTGTGCTGTTCAAAACTGAACCTCCCATTAAGCTGCCTGGGTTGATAGCAGGAGCTAAGTATCGGCTCCGTGTGTATTCCCATGAACAGCCCAGAGTCACCAGCGAGTATGTCACCTTCGAGACCAGTGGAG CCTACAGTACCGACCAAGTCGACATTGCCACGCAGGGTTGGTTCATTGGACTCATGTGTGCCATTGCACTCCTCATTCTCATCCTGCTCATTGTTTGCTTTATCAAAAGAAGCAGAGGAGGAAAATATCCAG TGAGAGATAAAAAAGACCTCCCTTTGGACCCTGTGGACCACAAAGACCAGGATGGATCATTTGATTACCA CAGCGATGAGGACAACAAGCCTTTGCAGGGAAGTCAGACCTCTCTAGACGGCAATGTCAAGGAAAGTGATGACAGTCTAGTAGACTACGGAGAGGGAGGGGATGGCCAGTTCAATGAGGACGGCTCCTTCATAGGCCAGTACACGGTCAGAAAGGATAAGGAAGAGACGGAGGGCAATGAGAGCTCAGAGGCCACATCACCTGTCAATGCCATCTATTCTTTGGCATAG
- the nfasca gene encoding neurofascin homolog (chicken) a isoform X15: MWPQGQWAPLAVLSIIVLLWKEAAPINVPPDPRIQQDLKQPPTIVKQSAKDYIVDPRDNIIIECEAKGNPVPTFWWRRNGKFFNVEKDPRVTMRKRSGTLEISFRNGGKPEDYEGEYQCFAMNDFGTAISNKILLRVSKAPLWPKEVLEPVVVSEGSPLVLACNPPPGLPPPKTFWMDSKMMPIAQDTRVSMGLNGDLYFSNVLSKDAATDYSCNARFLFTHTIQQKNAFILKVQTKEPFNDTVYSPNDTYTYVARNIQESTPTFLSPSGTSSSKMVLRGEDLLLECIAAGVPTPGIKWIKKGGDLPEKKVKFESFSKTMRIVSVSDEDSGDYICMASNKIGSIRHTISVQVKAAPFWIHKPSNLVLAPNENGQLQCLASGNPNPSIQWLVNGEPIDSALENPSRKVNNDAIIFSSVQIGTSAVYQCNASNEHGYLLANAFVNILDMAPRLLGPKNQLIKVIENTQAFLDCPFFGSPYPFVRWFKNGQGIAPNGGKYNLHENGTLEIRRVRREDQGTYSFVASNILGKAEDQVHLEVKEPTRIVRAPEHLSANRGSVARFDCKIKHDSTLPTTVTWLKNDKPLHFSWLNRLRKEEDYLTISHIQPDDEGTYTCTVTTELDQDSASARLTVLDDESLAPSKPSALAGFPDPPQDLELSDLSARAVRLTWIPGDENNSPVTQFIVQYEEDRWKPGEWQNLSSYAGDQNSVKLDLSPFVNYQFRVIAINSVGQSQPSRPSARYKTSGAPPYVYPPGLKGWGTKKTNMEITWQPLLDNQRNGPDLRYVVSWRRKDLEEEWSYITTTNTKHVVSDTDTYVPYEIKIQAVNDFGPGPESNIVIGYSGEDRPTESPGNLRVSKLNSSKVNVNWIPVSAKSINGEFKEYRLYYWREASLVKDLKVNKDKKTKGFFSDVSQNSGVLEDLVPYSKYKMYMVVANNKFEGPHSNTVEFQTKEGLPGAPKFFKIVQRNTNTIHLEWNKPLEPNGILIGYTLQYKTVNGTQEGNLQVMSFFPNETDYTMRLPDRFTRYKFYLSARTQVGSGEVYAEESPHFTNEDFMTSGTDPTGVVIDSTDAVVIATVLPPFSQPTIPSTTITTSTTTTLAPTTDAIPTTPAPTTPTTTTTTTTTTTTTPSTTTSATTQPTLPFMLAPHLKIWNLTVDANSDYANVSWKHNFPVGSSGFVLESTLDSNGSKKSVLFKTEPPIKLPGLIAGAKYRLRVYSHEQPRVTSEYVTFETSGAYSTDQVDIATQGWFIGLMCAIALLILILLIVCFIKRSRGGKYPVRDKKDLPLDPVDHKDQDGSFDYQNENRSLEKKSSDEDNKPLQGSQTSLDGNVKESDDSLVDYGEGGDGQFNEDGSFIGQYTVRKDKEETEGNESSEATSPVNAIYSLA; encoded by the exons CAACAAAATATTGTTACGTGTTTCCA AGGCACCGCTATGGCCTAAAGAGGTTTTGGAACCAGTGGTAGTAAGTGAGGGATCACCTCTGGTCCTGGCCTGTAACCCACCTCCTGGACTTCCACCGCCTAAAACATTCTGGATGGACAGTA AAATGATGCCTATTGCGCAGGACACTCGAGTGTCCATGGGTCTGAATGGAGATCTTTACTTCTCTAATGTACTCAGTAAGGATGCTGCCACTGACTACAGCTGCAATGCCCGatttctcttcacacacacaatccaacaGAAGAATGCTTTTATCCTCAAAGTGCAGACAA AGGAACCTTTTAATGACACTGTTTACTCTCCAAACGACACTTACACATATGTTG CACGTAACATTCAAGAATCAACACCtacctttctttctccctcgGGAACATCCAGCTCCAAGATGGTGCTCCGTGGAGAGGATCTTCTCCTGGAGTGTATAGCTGCTGGAGT TCCAACTCCAGGaattaaatggattaaaaaaggAGGGGATTTGCCAGAGAAAAAGGTCAAATTTGAGAGCTTCAGTAAAACCATGCGTATAGTGTCTGTTTCGGATGAGGATTCTGGAGACTATATCTGCATGGCCAGTAATAAAATTGGCAGCATCCGCCACACTATCTCCGTTCAGGTTAAAG CTGCTCCTTTTTGGATACATAAGCCATCTAACCTTGTGCTAGCTCCCAATGAGAATGGCCAGCTGCAGTGTTTAGCTAGTGGAAACCCCAACCCCAGCATCCAGTGGCTTGTAAACGGAGAGCCGATAGACA GTGCACTGGAAAATCCAAGCAGGAAGGTGAATAATGATGCTATCATTTTCAGCTCAGTGCAAATTGGCACAAGTGCTGTATACCAGTGCAATGCATCAAATGAACATGGCTACCTCCTGGCCAACGCTTTTGTCAACATACTGG ATATGGCACCCCGGTTATTGGGACCGAAGAACCAACTGATTAAGGTGATTGAGAACACACAAGCCTTTCTGGATTGCCCTTTTTTTGGCTCACCTTATCCATTTGTGCGGTG GTTTAAGAATGGCCAGGGTATAGCTCCGAATGGAGGGAAGTACAACTTGCATGAAAATGGTACCTTGGAGATCAGGCGAGTTCGACGTGAAGACCAGGGAACTTATAGTTTTGTGGCAAGCAACATCCTGGGAAAAGCTGAAGATCAGGTCCATTTGGAAGTCAAAG AGCCAACGCGGATTGTCCGAGCTCCAGAGCATCTCTCTGCCAATAGAGGAAGTGTGGCTCGTTTTGATTGCAAGATTAAACACGATTCCACACTCCCCACTACTGTCACCTGGCTAAAAAATGACAAGCCCCTGCATTTTTCTTGGCT GAACAGGTTAAGGAAGGAGGAGGACTACTTGACCATTAGCCACATCCAGCCGGATGATGAGGGAACATACACTTGCACAGTTACTACAGAATTAGACCAGGACTCTGCCTCGGCTCGCCTTACTGttttag ACGATGAATCCCTAGCTCCCTCAAAACCTAGTGCCTTAGCAG gttttcctgATCCTCCTCAAGATTTGGAGCTGTCTGATCTATCAGCACGCGCTGTCCGGCTCACCTGGATCCCCGGTGACGAGAACAACAGTCCTGTTACAC AATTTATTGTTCAGTATGAGGAAGACCGCTGGAAACCTGGTGAATGGCAAAATCTGTCAAGTTATGCAGGTGATCAGAACTCTGTGAAACTGGATCTGTCTCCATTTGTGAACTACCAATTCAGAGTGATTGCTATTAACAGCGTGGGTCAGAGCCAGCCAAGCCGGCCATCAGCCCGCTACAAGACCAGTGGAGCAC ctcctTATGTGTATCCCCCTGGCCTTAAAGGGTGGGGTACCAAGAAAACCAATATGGAGATCACTTGGCAG CCCCTACTTGATAACCAAAGGAATGGACCTGATCTGCGGTATGTGGTCTCATGGAGGAGGAAGGACTTGGAGGAGGAGTGGAGTTATATCACCACTACCAATACCAAGCATGTGGTCAGTGATACAGACACTTATGTCCCCTATGAGATCAAGATCCAGGCAGTCAATGACTTTGGACCCGGCCCTGAGTCAAACATAGTTATTGGCTACTCAGGGGAGGACA GGCCTACAGAGTCACCGGGAAACCTCAGGGTGTCAAAGTTAAACAGCTCTAAAGTGAATGTAAACTGGATCCCCGTCAGCGCTAAATCTATTAATGGGGAGTTTAAAGAGTATAGG CTATATTACTGGAGGGAGGCCAGCCTGGTAAAAGATTTGAAGGTGAATAAGGACAAGAAAACAAAAGGCTTCTTCAGCGATGTGTCTCAAAACAGTGGTGTCCTAGAGGATCTTGTCCCTTACAGCAAATACAAGATGTACATGGTGGTGGCCAACAACAAATTTGAGGGACCTCACAGCAACACTGTGGAGTTTCAGACCAAGGAAGGCT TGCCGGGGGCTCCTAAGTTCTTCAAGATTGTCCAGAGGAACACCAACACCATTCACTTAGAGTGGAATAAGCCTCTAGAGCCGAATGGCATTCTGATTGGATATACGCTCCAGTACAAGACAG TCAATGGGACGCAGGAGGGTAATCTACAAGTCATGAGCTTCTTCCCTAATGAGACAGATTACACAATGCGCCTGCCTGACCGCTTTACCCGCTACAAGTTCTACCTGTCTGCTCGGACGCAGGTCGGCTCTGGTGAAGTCTATGCAGAGGAATCGCCACACTTTACCAATGAAG ACTTTATGACTTCAGGTACTGACCCTACAGGTGTAG tgaTCGATTCTACAGATGCCGTGGTGATTGCAACTGTTCTTCCCCCTTTTTCCCAACCTACCATCCCAAGTACAACCATTACAACCTCAACAACTACCACCCTTGCCCCTACAACTGATGCCATCCCCACTACTCCTGCTCCAACTACTCCAACTAccacaactactactacaactacaacaaccaCCACTCCTAGTACTACCACCTCCGCTACAACCCAACCCACCCTGCCTTTCATGCTGG CCCCACATTTAAAGATCTGGAATCTGACTGTGGATGCTAACAGTGACTATGCTAACGTCAGCTGGAAGCACAATTTCCCAGTTGGCAGCAGCGGGTTTGTGCTAGAGTCCACACTGGACA GTAATGGGTCTAAGAAAAGTGTGCTGTTCAAAACTGAACCTCCCATTAAGCTGCCTGGGTTGATAGCAGGAGCTAAGTATCGGCTCCGTGTGTATTCCCATGAACAGCCCAGAGTCACCAGCGAGTATGTCACCTTCGAGACCAGTGGAG CCTACAGTACCGACCAAGTCGACATTGCCACGCAGGGTTGGTTCATTGGACTCATGTGTGCCATTGCACTCCTCATTCTCATCCTGCTCATTGTTTGCTTTATCAAAAGAAGCAGAGGAGGAAAATATCCAG TGAGAGATAAAAAAGACCTCCCTTTGGACCCTGTGGACCACAAAGACCAGGATGGATCATTTGATTACCA GAACGAAAACAG GTCCCTTGAAAAGAAAAG CAGCGATGAGGACAACAAGCCTTTGCAGGGAAGTCAGACCTCTCTAGACGGCAATGTCAAGGAAAGTGATGACAGTCTAGTAGACTACGGAGAGGGAGGGGATGGCCAGTTCAATGAGGACGGCTCCTTCATAGGCCAGTACACGGTCAGAAAGGATAAGGAAGAGACGGAGGGCAATGAGAGCTCAGAGGCCACATCACCTGTCAATGCCATCTATTCTTTGGCATAG